Proteins from a single region of Ziziphus jujuba cultivar Dongzao chromosome 1, ASM3175591v1:
- the LOC107405578 gene encoding ubiquitin-like protein ATG12 — protein MSSTESPSSVRKVVVHLRATGDAPILKQAKFKILGTDKFAKVIDFLRRQLHRETLFVYVNSAFSPNPDESVIDLYNNFGFDGKLVVNYACSMAWG, from the exons ATGAGCAGCACCGAATCTCCGAGCTCCGTTCGTAAAG TGGTTGTTCATCTGAGGGCCACCGGCGATGCCCCTATTCTTAAGCAAGCTAAATTCAAG ATTCTTGGAACTGACAAGTTCGCTAAAGTGATTGACTTTCTTAGACGACAACTTCACCGGGAAACATTG TTTGTCTATGTCAATAGTGCATTCTCCCCAAACCCAGATGAATCTGTGATTGATCTGTATAAT aattttggttttgatggAAAGCTAGTTGTCAATTATGCTTGTTCTATGGCATGGGGCTAA
- the LOC107405577 gene encoding transcription factor MYB114, translated as MSTMRDDESILKQEGNMRKVSTKKEVNKGAWTADEDRILAEAIAIHGAKKWKTIAAKSGLNRCGKSCRLRWLNYLRPNIKRGNISDQEEDLILRLHKLLGNRWSLIAGRLPGRTDNEIKNYWNSHLSKKIKQQKEKQSSTIGSTRKSSRSDQKISNVVQNKQEGTAKKEGDDHSNSTNNFDVDEFFDFSNEEPLNLEWINKFLQVDEGYN; from the exons ATGTCTACTATGAGAGATGATGAGTCAATTTTGAAGCAAGAGGGAAACATGAGAAAAGTGTCAACCAAAAAGGAAGTCAATAAAGGAGCATGGACAGCAGACGAAGATAGAATACTAGCTGAGGCTATTGCAATTCATGGTGCTAAGAAGTGGAAGACAATTGCAGCAAAATCAG GTCTCAATCGATGTGGTAAGAGTTGCAGGCTAAGATGGTTGAATTATCTTAGACCAAACATTAAGAGAGGGAATATTTCTGACCAAGAAGAGGATTTGATCCTTAGGCTTCACAAGCTTCTAGGAAACAG gTGGTCTTTGATAGCTGGAAGATTGCCAGGTCGAACAGATAATGAAATTAAGAACTACTGGAATTCTCATTTGAGCAAGAAAATCAAGCAGCAAAAAGAGAAACAAAGTAGTACTATTGGTTCAACAAGAAAAAGCTCAAGATCAGATCAGAAAATAAGTAATGTCGTGCAGAATAAACAAGAGGGAACAGCCAAAAAAGAAGGAGATGATCATTCAAATTCGACCAATAACTTTGATGTGGACGAATTCTTTGATTTCTCTAATGAAGAGCCTCTGAATTTGGAGTGGATTAACAAATTCCTTCAAGTAGATGAAGGCTACAactga